The DNA window TCAGGGGACCTGCCACATACCAGGGCCAGGGTTGTTTAATGATATCCATATTATTTTGTTAAAGTTGTGATCAATATAAATATGCCCATCAGCAACACAAACCCGCCAAAAGCAGGCTTTAGTTTTGTTTCGCTTATATATTTGGTTAAATAGCTGCCCGTTATAATTCCGGCTATGGCAAATGCTGAAAACAGCAATAAGAATTTATAATCGATTGGGGCATGCCGGCTTACGTCACCCAATACGCCTAACAATGAACTGATGGTCATTACCATTAAGGATGTGCCCACGGCTTTTTTCATGGACAAACCGGCAAACAAAACCAGCGATGGAATGATTAAAAAGCCACCGCCCACGCCTACAAAACCGGTGATGATGCCAACTATAATACTTTGGATCACCAATTTGGTATAGCTCAACTGTGAGTCGGAAACTAAAATTTCTTTTTTCTTCCTGATCATCGAAATGGAAGCGGCCAACATTAACATCGCGAAAACAAGCATTAATAAGACTGGCTTGGTAAGTTCAAACGAACCAATATTGAGCAAATGATGCGGCACAGCAGGCATCACCCATTTACGCATGATGAATACAGCTATTAATGATGGAATACCAAATACAAAAGCTATTTTAAAATTCATGTTACCTTTGCGGTAATGGCTTAGCGCACCTGCCGAGCTGGTTATACCAACCACAAAAAGCGAATAAGTGGTTGCTATCACGGGGTCTATCTTAAAGCAATAAACCAGGATGGGCACGGTTAAGATAGAGCCGCCACCGCCAATGAGACCTAATGATAAGCCGATCAAAATTGCCAATGCGTATCCTGCTATTTCCATGGAAACAAAAATAGCGCTTGCGCAGCTAACGGTTGGTGACCTATGTTACAGAGGGATATTTAAAGAGATCTTATTTCTGGAAAGCGTAATTAATTCCTGTTTTTCCATTTGTTTCAACAGTCGGGAAACTACCTCGCGCGTGGTACCTAACTCTTCGGCCAGTTGTTGATGGGTTATACTAAACTCATTCGATCCGTAAACATTCGCTTTTCTTTTCAGCAAGGAAACGATCCGGTCGTCTAACTTTTGAAAGGCAACCGCATTGATCACCTCGAGCAATTCTTCAAAACGCTTATGATAAAGTTTAAAGATAAAGTCGGCCCATTCCGGATATACCTTGATCCATTCACTGGCTTTGGCTATAGGTAGCATCAATACTTCGGAATCTTCTTCCACCACCAATTTGACTTTGCTGGTATCTTCATGTATCCCGGCTAAAAAAGACATAATGCAGCTTTCGCCTGGTTTGATATAGTAAAGCAATATTTCGCGGCCATCTTCATCTTCGCGCATTACACGCATGCTGCCGGATAGCACCACCGGAATGGATCGGATATAACTATTCGATTGCATCATCACCGTTTCGGCCGGCAGGGTTTTCAGCTGGCTGTTGGCACGTAAATCCTCTTCTAAAATAGTTCCAAATAATTTCATCGTGATAAAGATATGATGATCAAATCGCTTTATAGCTTTTCGTAAAACGCATGAATAATTCTGCCAGTGACGCTGGTTGGCCGTGCGGCTGGATAAAATAAAACGGGCGTTCAATGGTTAGGTCTTTAATATCTATTATTTTGAGGGAATTGGTTTTTAACTCGTTTAAAATGGATTGTACCGAAAGGAAAGCAAAGCAATTGCTGTGCATTAAATAAGATTTGATGCTTTCGGTTCCACCCAATTGCATTTCTGTTTGAAGATCGGCAATTTTGATATCAAAGGGTTTTAAGGCGTGGGCAATAACATCCAGCGTACCTGATCCCGGCTCGCGTAATAACAGCGGCAAACTTTTTAACTCTTCCGGTTTAATAGCATCTTTTTTGATCGTGTTATTTTTGATACTACACACCAACACCAGTTCATCTGCGATAAACTCCTGGTATTTAATCTGTGGGTTTCGGTGTATTCCTTCTACAATACCGAGGTCAATTTCCTTGTTTAACAGTGCCTGCTCTATTTGCTCAGTGTTGCCGGTAACCAAGTTGACTTGCACATCTTTGAATCTTTGATGAAACTGGGCTAAAACCGGTGGTATAACATACTGGGAAACGGTATTGCTGCCACCAATACGTAACGTACCCATATGTTGTTTCACCAACAAGTTCATGTCAAACTCCAATTCTTTGTAAATAGCTAAGAGTTTGTCTGCATATTGCAGTAACATATCACCCGCCGGGGTCAATATTATTTTTTTATTGCCACTCCGTTCAAAAAGGCTGGTTTTATATTCCGCTTCCAGTTCCTTAATGTGCTTGGTAACCGCGGGCTGGCTGATATACAATTCAGCTGAAGCTTTGGTGAAATTGAGCCGTTTGGCAACAGTATAAAATACCTGGAGGCGGAAGTCTAACATAATCTTAAAAATAGTATAGCAAAAGGAAATATCATAAATGCAAAAGCTGCTATGTATATGCTTACATTAATGATCTTTTCTCCTAAAGCAAAGGTTTGTTCTGAAAATTGGTAATGTGTTAAATTTTGTAAAGTTTTCATGATCTGTTTGATTTGTTGTTCAAAAATCAATCATGAAATCGCACTGTTTTCATCACCATTATAGATGATTGATAATGTAAAGTTATTGATTTATTCCCAACCCCATTTTTTAAATATCGTGTGACCTTCCGTACTTTTTAGGAACTGAACAAATTGTTTAGCCTGCGCAACATGCTTGCTGTTAGTAGTTATTGCTACCGGCGTACCCCGGTATAAACGCAATGATATCGGTAATTCTACTGTTTGAGTGATCGTTTTCAAATTTTCATGCCAAGATGCATAAGTGATCCAGGCGTCATAGGTATTATCTTTTTTCCAGGCCTCTATACCTAAAGCAGTATTGGCGAATGATCCTGCGATATTTTGTTGGATACTTCCGATTAAATCCTCTTTTCCGGCGACATCTTCCCACAATCCAAACTGCCCTGCGCCGTTCACATCTAAAATATGAACCCCTGGCCTCGTCAGGTCTTTCAGCGTTGCAATATGTTTAGGGTTTCCCGGTCTGACCAAAATGGCAGCTTTTCTTTTGTACAACTCTACTCTTGTACTGGCATCAACCATGCCCGGATGGGCCTGAATAAACTGCGTAAGCATATACTCGGCACCACCATAAATTACATCGGCATTTTGCCCGGCCTGCGCCAACCATTTAGGCTCTGGACCTCCCGCCACAATTACCGGGATGCCAGTTTTTGTAGTAAACACTTTAGCACAATCCTGCATGGCGGATAGCGGGCCACCAGGGCCATAAACATGCAGGGTATCGGTTTGGGCGAAAACTGACAGGCAACCTATGGTGGCGATCAGCAATAACATATATTTTCTCATCTTATTTAGTTGTAAATCCGTATTTGCGGTAAATCGCTTTGGCCGTCGGGCTGATCAAAAAATCCATAAAATCTTTCGCTGCCTGTGAATGCGGTGCATTTTTCATTTGCCCGGCAACGTAAGTGGCGTTGATGTTTTCTTTAGCAGGTATCTCTACCAGGTCTGTAGGGTGTTTGATCATCATTTGATAATAAGCCTCACTATACCATACGGGTGCCGCATCCGATTGGTTGTATAAAATGCGCATGGGTGTTTGGCGGTGGTGGATCTGCGTAAGGTAGGTAGTGCTATCCTTGACTTTGTCTTCCATGATCGTTTTACGCAAAGTTTCTGTTCCGGCTAATACATAGGCTTCTTCAATGCGCTTTCCAATACCTTCCCATTCCGGGTTCGGCATACTGACCCGTACATCCGCACGGCCCAGGTCTTTCAGTCCTTTTACATTTTTTGGATTGCCCTTCTGAACCATAATGGCCAAACGGTTATAAGCATAAGGTTCTGTTCTGCTGAAATATTCCGGCATCTGGTCGGTGCGGCTTTTACCAGCGGTATAAACATCCGGTTTTAAAGTGATGCGCATGTTGGCGATGGTGATGGAGCCACCGATGATCTGCTTGGCTAAAATTCCCGGCGGTAAAGTTTCCGCAAAAATGCGCTGGTATTGCGGGTGTTCCTTTTTAAAAGCTGCCATCAGGTCGTCTATGCACATGAACTGGTTCCCGGCAAAGAATACGACTAACTGCGGATCGATAATGTCGCCGAACAGATCGGGTACGTTATCTACGCCGGGCACGGTAAACATGACCTTACTTTCCGGCGGGGTATTCCACGGCGGATCAAAGCGGTGATCCTGTGCTTTTACCTGGCCACCCAGGGCGATTATTATGGCTATTGTGGATATTATCTGAAGATATTTCATGAGCTGTTATTTAAACTGAATTGGTGATATGGATTACGGGTGTACGGTCGCCCATCCTTCGTATTGACGGATAATGATCTCGCCATTGCCGCTGGGCACATAGGAAATAAAAGGGAAAAGATCGGCCTTGTCTATTTTACGTTCCCTGATCGTGTTGTTGCACTGTGCTAAGATTACCCCTTTGGCCTGCAGATCTTTCAAAGCCTGTTCGTAAGCACCGTTTTTCATAAATACGGCTACGCCATCACCAAAAGCGACCAGTTCGACATGCAGTTTACCTTTCAGCCGTGGATCTTCAATCGCGTTGTCGATATTACGCAGCGTCCCTTTGATCCTTTTCTCATCATTAGAGTTAAGGATGTATAAAGCATTATAATGTTTAAGTTTAGCTTCGGCACCGGTAAAGGTGGCTGGATCTGTTTGTTGCGCTGTGGCAGGTTTTACAAAAGCGATCAGCGCGAATGCTGCGAGTAGGAAAGCGTACTTTTTCATGTTTTCTATTTGTTTATGATTTTTTACTGGTTAATTCTTTTTGTGCGTCTTTGATGGGTTTA is part of the Mucilaginibacter terrenus genome and encodes:
- a CDS encoding sulfite exporter TauE/SafE family protein; protein product: MEIAGYALAILIGLSLGLIGGGGSILTVPILVYCFKIDPVIATTYSLFVVGITSSAGALSHYRKGNMNFKIAFVFGIPSLIAVFIMRKWVMPAVPHHLLNIGSFELTKPVLLMLVFAMLMLAASISMIRKKKEILVSDSQLSYTKLVIQSIIVGIITGFVGVGGGFLIIPSLVLFAGLSMKKAVGTSLMVMTISSLLGVLGDVSRHAPIDYKFLLLFSAFAIAGIITGSYLTKYISETKLKPAFGGFVLLMGIFILITTLTK
- a CDS encoding Crp/Fnr family transcriptional regulator; translated protein: MKLFGTILEEDLRANSQLKTLPAETVMMQSNSYIRSIPVVLSGSMRVMREDEDGREILLYYIKPGESCIMSFLAGIHEDTSKVKLVVEEDSEVLMLPIAKASEWIKVYPEWADFIFKLYHKRFEELLEVINAVAFQKLDDRIVSLLKRKANVYGSNEFSITHQQLAEELGTTREVVSRLLKQMEKQELITLSRNKISLNIPL
- a CDS encoding LysR substrate-binding domain-containing protein, whose protein sequence is MLDFRLQVFYTVAKRLNFTKASAELYISQPAVTKHIKELEAEYKTSLFERSGNKKIILTPAGDMLLQYADKLLAIYKELEFDMNLLVKQHMGTLRIGGSNTVSQYVIPPVLAQFHQRFKDVQVNLVTGNTEQIEQALLNKEIDLGIVEGIHRNPQIKYQEFIADELVLVCSIKNNTIKKDAIKPEELKSLPLLLREPGSGTLDVIAHALKPFDIKIADLQTEMQLGGTESIKSYLMHSNCFAFLSVQSILNELKTNSLKIIDIKDLTIERPFYFIQPHGQPASLAELFMRFTKSYKAI
- a CDS encoding substrate-binding domain-containing protein; translation: MRKYMLLLIATIGCLSVFAQTDTLHVYGPGGPLSAMQDCAKVFTTKTGIPVIVAGGPEPKWLAQAGQNADVIYGGAEYMLTQFIQAHPGMVDASTRVELYKRKAAILVRPGNPKHIATLKDLTRPGVHILDVNGAGQFGLWEDVAGKEDLIGSIQQNIAGSFANTALGIEAWKKDNTYDAWITYASWHENLKTITQTVELPISLRLYRGTPVAITTNSKHVAQAKQFVQFLKSTEGHTIFKKWGWE
- a CDS encoding molybdate ABC transporter substrate-binding protein produces the protein MKYLQIISTIAIIIALGGQVKAQDHRFDPPWNTPPESKVMFTVPGVDNVPDLFGDIIDPQLVVFFAGNQFMCIDDLMAAFKKEHPQYQRIFAETLPPGILAKQIIGGSITIANMRITLKPDVYTAGKSRTDQMPEYFSRTEPYAYNRLAIMVQKGNPKNVKGLKDLGRADVRVSMPNPEWEGIGKRIEEAYVLAGTETLRKTIMEDKVKDSTTYLTQIHHRQTPMRILYNQSDAAPVWYSEAYYQMMIKHPTDLVEIPAKENINATYVAGQMKNAPHSQAAKDFMDFLISPTAKAIYRKYGFTTK
- a CDS encoding DsrE family protein, whose amino-acid sequence is MKKYAFLLAAFALIAFVKPATAQQTDPATFTGAEAKLKHYNALYILNSNDEKRIKGTLRNIDNAIEDPRLKGKLHVELVAFGDGVAVFMKNGAYEQALKDLQAKGVILAQCNNTIRERKIDKADLFPFISYVPSGNGEIIIRQYEGWATVHP